One region of Bombus affinis isolate iyBomAffi1 chromosome 5, iyBomAffi1.2, whole genome shotgun sequence genomic DNA includes:
- the LOC126916211 gene encoding E3 ubiquitin-protein ligase RNF14-like isoform X2 has protein sequence MSRYTINNQKRQEDEVLAISNIYSNNEFSYSKKDIIHCHYYVFVNDSGDLLKLENVPKQNFDSFYLYFIKYLPPIRMYLQLNVDYPTEKSPNFYIISSWLSPWQISFICQKLDEIWLENRGQEILFLWFEFLRNDILKFLNIKDTLDISFMYMTYHNISDYFKLNSIFQNDIRAIYSILFYDPLQFLLSYNKYTEEIKFQNSYFECVICFGKFCGRQCIKLKNCGHIYCENCMQEYVIIKIKEDNVIGINCPDLSCNLNITINEVKRLCPELFSQYEEALLRVTLSTMKDVILCPRISCQCPSVKTYDDTLGICSKCDYTFCTYCYKVYHGVEPCAMSLSNRLKLIEEYQNEKHEGMPKLCNYG, from the exons atgtCGAGATACACAATTAATAACCAAAAACGACAAGAAGATGAAGTATTAGcaatttcgaatatttatagCAATAATGAATTTTCTTATAGCAAAAAAGATATAATACACTGCCATTATTATGTATTTGTTAATGACAGTGGCGATTTATTAAAACTCGAAAATGTTCCTAAACAAAATTTTGACTCATTCTATCTTTACTTTATCAAATATTTGCCACCTATTAGAATGTACTTACAACTTAATGTTGATTATCCTACTGAAAAATCgccaaatttttatattatttcttcttGGCTTTCACCTTGGcaaatatcttttatttgtcAGAAATTAGATGAGATATGGCTGGAAAATAGAGGTCAAGAAATATTGTTTTTGTGGTTCGAATTTTTAAGGAATGATATCCTTAAATTTCTGAACATTAAAGACACATtagatatttcatttatgtataTGACATATCATAACATATCAGATTATTTTAAGCTAAAttcaatatttcaaaatgatatTAGAGCTATATAcagtatattattttatgatccattacaatttttattaagttataataaatatacagaagagattaaatttcaaaatagttACTTTGAGTGTGTTATATGTTTTGGTAAATTTTGTGGAAGACAATGTATAAAGCTCAAAAATTGCGGTCACATATATTGTGAAAATTGTATGCAGGAAtatgttattataaaaattaaggaAGATAATGTAATTGGTATTAATTGCCCTGATTTAAGCTGCAATCTTAATATTACAATTAATGAAGTTAAGAGACTCTGTCCAGAATTATTTTCACAATATGAAGAAGCTTTATTACGTGTGACATTAAGTACTATGAAAGATGTAATCTTATGTCCTAGAATTTCATGTCAATGTCCATCTGTAAAGACATATGATGACACACTAGGAATTTGTAGCAAATGTGACTATACATTTTGTACTTATTGTTATAAG GTATATCATGGGGTTGAACCATGTGCTATGTCTTTAAGTAACAGACTAAAACTTATTGAAGAGTATCAAAACG